In Gopherus flavomarginatus isolate rGopFla2 chromosome 5, rGopFla2.mat.asm, whole genome shotgun sequence, one DNA window encodes the following:
- the LOC127052601 gene encoding membrane-spanning 4-domains subfamily A member 4A-like yields the protein MSEAGPLMQLFLRGQPRVLGALLLLAGLLQMAFGVLLAISPCVYRDELHVHFYSAVLLLLAGIITLAADTTHSLALVKACLVIYIICTVVVGVINLFYLVDLVYDPRNRYIQCPSSNRLHCRRLYQISHYCTGMRAIILIITSLGFFVSIALAAFGCKAVCRQNSADDGPVTTLTNPPASHEATMKPEPVATEGPTVALVFDLPQEVYRGHLLLL from the exons ATGTCGGAAGCGGGACCCCTGatgcagctgttcctgcgggggcagccTAGAGTCTTGGGG GCCCTCTTGCTGTTGGCGGGGCTGCTGCAGATGGCCTTTGGTGTCCTTCTGGCCATTTCCCCCTGCGTCTATAGGGATGAGCTGCACGTCCACTTTTACTCGGCAGTGCTG ttGCTCTTGGCTGGCATCATCACTCTGGCTGCAGACACAACACACAGCCTGGCCCTG GTGAAAGCCTGCCTGGTCATTTACATCATCTGCACGGTGGTGGTCGGTGTGATCAACTTATTCTACCTGGTGGACTTGGTGTACGATCCCCGTAACCGGTACATCCAGTGTCCTTCCAGCAACAGGTTGCACTGCAGGCGGCTGTACCAGATCTCG CACTATTGCACAGGCATGCGGGCCATCATCCTGATCATAACCTCGCTGGGATTCTTTGTTTCTATTGCCCTGGCAGCATTTGGATGCAAAGCGGTGTGTCGCCAGAACTCTGCCGATGATGGG CCGGTCACCACCCTGACGAATCCGCCTGCTTCCCATGAGGCCACCATGAAGCCCGAGCCTGTGGCAACAGAGGGACCCACGGT AGCCCTGGTATTTGATCTTCCACAAGAAGTCTATCGGGGGCATCTCCTCCTGCTTTAA